Part of the Anopheles coluzzii chromosome 3, AcolN3, whole genome shotgun sequence genome is shown below.
GTTACGAGTGTCTTGGTAGAAAACCCCAATTTATCATTCTACGCATCCTAAAAGTAATGTGGAAAGGACTCAAAAGTAAATAGTATTGTGCCCACCTGCTTTTTATTATCTCTCCAaccacttcttcttcttcttctatttggcgtaacgtcctacgcggacatgccggcctatacaggttttcgagacttaattcattaccacgcagccggatagtcaatccttgctacggggggactgTCCATTCTGGggttgaacccatgacgggcatgttattgagtcgttcgagatGATGTAccactgtaccacgggaccgcccctacCAACTACTTATCTAGGTCGAATAAATCCAAAACGGTTTAAATAGTGATACAATGATGTGGATCAAGCATTTAACCTGGTGGTCAAATATTGTAAATTTGAGAAAACTTGATACAAATTACCCGTCATCTTAACGTACATTTAGTAAGGTATATTATCATGTTGTATATGTCATGTTGTACACCAATGATAAGAATACTGCATTCCTTAATCATTTGCTCAAAAATTATGCTCAATAGCTGTCTTTGAATTGCGTTaacttttaaataatttatgtttatgcAATTTACTTGTCAACGGGGAACATATATTTTGTTTGTCCTTATCGTATCCAATATCTCAttttcaatcctaaaattcGAAACAACATGTTTAGTAGTTAACTTTGGACAGTTGAGAATAATGCTCCTTTGCTGTCTTCATTTCAGAATCTATGGATAATCCATACTATATAGGGtttttgatcgtatcccatagatttttggttcgttcccataatttattggtattttccgattggatatcaatacggATATCAATGGTGATATGGGAAACGGCCAAATAATCGTGggaacacaccaaacaaatgggaacccaccaaaaattaaTGTGAATAAACTAATAAATCGTGAGCAACCCTTTAAGTTATaaaaaaattttaaattttctgcTGCTTATTAATAAATTAGGATAATAAGTTCCTTCAGTTTTACAAATTTGGTTCAAGCATCATTGATTTATAGATTTCAGTTTTACCTAAAAAAGTGCTATATAGATTTTAGTTTTACCTAATTGCTTTTTACCTAAAAAAGTTAACAATTTGGGTGACTTTACACATTTGAACTACATTTAAGTATCCACTTTCAAGTCGATATTTTGTAAGAACGAAGAAGTCGATCAGTTTTCAAACTCTGATCATGATCCCTAAACCACTTAGTGATTAAAGGACTGTTCTTTTCTTTAAACATTCCATCTAAACTATtaggaactatttcattgaaTCAAAATAATCAATCTTTGCGGAAATCAAATGCTTGTTGCGAGATTTCGTTTTGATTTCAGCCAACACTCCTCATCAGACACTCCAATTGAGCGATTTGGTCCAACACATGATCTCATAGACGCATCACAGTTCACAATCTCCGGAGCACCAAACACGGCATCCCCGGCGATCTCCCATCCACCATCAGTCCGAAAACGGAAATATCGATAGGATGTCCCTGGTGTGCCGTGCTTTCGTTCGCAAAGATTCATTCCCATTCCGTGTCCCACAAGCGGTTCCACAGATCGTGTTTGTCCGATTTTAGCAATCACACAGAAGTTTCCTTTTCCGTCCGAAAATGGCCCAAAAATACGGCGACAAATCTTGTCCGGCCCGACAAGTTggcgtgtgtttgtctgtaTTTTGTATCGAACTGCCTGTCGCGTGGGTGACGGCCTAAAAGAGTGCCTTACATTGCGATGGCGTAGGACGGAATCGGTCGCTGCCTGGGGGCTGCGAAGGGGAAGGAAGCTGCGAAGGCGGGATTGAATGGTTTGGATACGTTACTActtcttttacttcctctTTATCGCTGTCTCTCTCGCGCTTACATTTCTTGGAACCCGTTGGGAGGTGGTAATGTAGTCGATGTCGCCTTCGCACCGGTGACTCGGTGACACGGAGGTGCTGTGTAACCCGATgcaacacactcacgcacCGCACCTTGGCAGCTTTGGGTTGGTGAATCACGCCGGTTTTGTGTTTCTAAATTTggtattctctctctctgtgatgtgatgggtggaaaattcatcgaaaaagggaaattaaaaAGGGCAACATTCGGTGGATGTTTCCGCAGCATCGCGACGTGTTTTAGAACCTTACGGCCACATCCGAAACACAATATATCCCCTCTGCCTGTCCGCCGCCGACGAGAATGCACGCGCCGGGCCGGGATGTTGACGCAACGGAACTAAAAATAGAGCCATTGTTCTTGAAGTTCTTCGCGCATTCCAACGTGCTGCCGTGCTGCCGGCCACTTAAGTGAGAGTGGTCTATCGCTAAGACCGGCGATCACTTCCGTTCCGACGGGATGGGATCTTCTTTCCCGCCGTTTTGCGGGATGCCCTTTGCCGGGAACCGCAATGGGTAAGCAGATCAGATCGATTGCCCGCCGCGGGGTGCGCCGACTTTCGCAACGTACACGCAGCACGGTacgcacacacgtacgcatCGCAGCCCCGGTGGGCTTCATGTTCGGTGCGCGTCATCATACGCGTCGTGGCCGCAAACCGTCGACACACACGTAGGCGTCGCGGGAACACCGCTGCTTCACCGCGACGGCCTTTTCATAATATTTAATTCATGGAGTGAACCGGCGCCGAACTCAGTTCCATCCCGTCCGTCGGCCAGTAAACAAGTGATCTCCTCTACTGCTCCGTGTCCGCGCTCGAAACTGTCCAAGGGCTACCGTgtatgtgcgcgtgtgtgtgcgtgtgtgtatgctggCGTAAACCAGTGCTTAAAACAACATACCGAACCGGCTTCTTCTCGTGCGCGCAGGCGTAAGCGCAccaactctctttctctcgcgcaCGTTATCTCGCGCTCAGCGCAAAACAAGGTGTACAGAGAAAGGGCACGAGGTAAAAGGCATCCCCAACCCCCCGACCGACCGTGGGGAGATTCGTgtgactgtgtgcgtgtgtgtgtgagtgagcggCGGGGTTGTTTCGTTCGCTCAAAAACGCTGCCCTGCATCACGGCACTGTTCAGTTCGTTCGTGCATTCCGGTCCCAGTGCTGCTAGTAGTGTGAccctgtgctgctgctgtctctCTGTTACCCCACTTTGTGCACGGTGTGATCCGACATATCCCCTCCGCACCAACCAAGCACAACGTGATTACCTCATCGCGCATCCGCAAAGTGTGTCAACGCATGGCCGCGCGCAGATGGTTGGAAAAGTGATTCTAGCGCGCTAACTGGCCACGGTTAGTGATAACGGGTGCCATCACGCTATCAGTGCAGTGCAAAAGTGTCGTACAGTGGTGAAAGATAactgaaaaaaacacacccacgCCACAGGGTAATTGAATAATAAGTACGTTAAACGGTAGTGATATTGGTGTGCAATAAGTGATAAAAGTAGAACGCAAAGTGTATCCCGATAAACATGGGGTTGAATAACCGCGACAAGCAGGCAAAGCTGAAAACTCAGAGCCTGCTAGACTCCGAGCGAGCCGGACAGCAAACGGTGACGACGGTAACGGTGGATCATGGTACGGTCGCGATGCCACTGGAGTCGATGGCAACCGTCAGCTCATCGACGGCGAACAACAGCAGTTCGTTCCAGCAGTCGTCATCGCCGTCCTCCTCGACGACCTCGAAGGTCCAGTCCAGTGCAGTGGAAAGTACAGTGCAGCGCAAGTCCTCCGATGGGCGCGTGATCAGTGAAGTGCGTGAGCAAGGCTCCAAGAAGGATGGGCCAAAGTTCAGCACCGTCAGCAGCATGCGCAGTGAGGCTAACCGGGCCAAACAGATCGATAGCTTCATCGAGGAGATACATCACATCGCGAGTGATACGATCGGCTCGACCGCACTGATCGGTGCCCCGGCCGGTATGGAGCTGCCCGCCGGGACGGTCACACAGAAAACGGTGCTGCTCAGTGGTGGTGAAAGTGCGCGCAAGCAATCGTACGTCAGTGAGAGTGTTGGCGGTGGTCATACCACCCTCCAGTCCAGTGTGTCCGGTGATGCTAGTCAGCAGGTGATATCGACCATCGGGCCGAGCAAGATCGAGATCTCGAAAATGGCCCTTGACAGCAGTGCCGTGTCGAGCAGTAGCACCAGCAAAGTCATGCAAAGTAGCAGCAGTGCCATAACGaagcaagagcagcagcaatcatcatcattgtcatCTTCATCGCAGAGTGCGATGCATAGTGAGAAAAATGTGTCCGAATCTAGTGCAATCTCCAGTTCACACAAGTCTGAGTCGAAGCAGAGCAAAAGCTCCCACACgacctcgtcgtcgtcgtcgtcgtcgagcACCAGCAAACTGATGTCGAGTGCTCAAAGCAAGGCTCAGTCTGTGTCGGAAACATTCCAATCGTCCGCACATGGTACGAGCGACAGTGCACAGTCCGGACGACAGACGGATACGCTGTCGATGAACGGTGGTAGACAGTCGCTGTCCACAGTACAGTCATCACACCTGCCGGACCATTCCACGTACGATCAGAAATCATTCCAGCTGGTGGATGGAGATGGCAAGACCCGCCAGCAGCATGACAGCCAGAGCTACTCGATGGCACAGAGTCAAGCGCCGACCACGAAAATCGTGTACGATTCGGCGGGTAATCAGATCACGAGCACTTCCTCCTCGTACCAAGCCGCGCAGGGCTACAGTACCTCCTCGTTCCAGACGGAGTTCTCCGACGGAGTCGATTTGTCGAAGTCGGCCAAGGACAGTTCCGCTGGAACGGCCAAGCTTCGCCAGACGGCGAACAACCAGAATCAAGTGCTGTACGATACAGCGGGCAACCGGATCACGACCACCGGCTCCTCATCGTATCAAGCGGCGCAAGGTTACAGTTCCTCGTCCTTCCAGAGCTCCGAAGCGATGGACTCAAAGTCATCGAAGGACTACATGTCCTCTACCAGTACATCCACGAAGCAGAGTCACAATGTGTCCACTTCCAAGGGTATGACGTCCAGCAGCGCAAAGGACTCTATCATCGACTCAACCACACTGGACAACTACTCGGTGCAGTTGCACGATTCGTCCACCGGTCAGCAACACTCCAACAATATGCTCATGAAAACGGAGTCGGCCCACACCGTGGCCAGCCTTTCGTCGGCACACGACGCACTGGCCAGTACGATCCAGAGCACGCAGCTCATTACGGAATCGGCGAGCGAGGCGCAGCAGCGCCAGCAACACTCCGAGTCGACCAAAACGTACGAAACGTCCTCGCACTATGCGCAGATGGACGAGGAAAGCCGTTCCCGGCGCAAGACGTCCGAGTATCGCGAGCAGCGCGAATCGAATGCCGCCATCCTGAAGCGCAAGATCTACGACGAGCACGGGCGGCGGCTGAACTTGATCGATGAGAAAATTGTGCCGAAAGACATCGTGACGGCGGACCTGCAGGACGACGTGACGAACGTGACCAAAACGTCGTTCGAGGCGAAACTGTTCAACCCGAAGCTGAAGCGATGGGAGCTGGTCGACCAGAAGACGATACTGGAGAAGGACATTACCACCGACATACCGGTGGAGATCGTCCAGGAGCTGGAGGTGGAGCGTCCCGAGCTGGCCAACATCACCACGACGATTCAGATGACGAAGGTTAGTGTTGCTACGCATTGCGGTTGGGTTCTGAAGGTGCTTTTGAACATCACAACTAACATTAATCCCTTAATGTGCTTGTATGTGTAGGTATACGATGCCAAGACCAAGCAGTGGAAAACGATCGATCAGAAGAAGCACATCGATGTGCTGGAAAAGATCACCTTCCTGGAGGAAAGCTCCGGACGCTCGGAGCTGGACGAGTCGGAGCGAACGAAAAACATGAAATCCATGGACATGGTGGTAGGTCTCGATGAAACAAGACACATCTAGATCATTTTAAAAGCTGCATTTTGTACTCGCATTTGTTCTTTCACAGGACCGTGTGACAATCAAGGAGGTGAGCGATCTAAGCGATCAGAAACGAAACCAGATCAACAAAACGTCCAAACGCACAGACCAACAAACCATCCAGGAGCAGTGCATCTGCGAAATCTGTACCTGCGGGTAAGTGTAACAATGAGTGGGGCGACCTCCCTGATGCCCACGTTTTTCTGTCCTCTTATTGGTCTCACGTCTGGCATTCAAACACCCACCAGCGGCATGGGGTACGTTGCATGTCCTTCAAAAGCGTTCAACGCGATCGGAAGAGGAAACTGCAGCGCACAGACGGCGATGCTCGTCCCCCTACTTGGTCGGAATTAATAGCTCCCACTGGTTCACTTCTCCCAATTCCTCCATGTCTCAttcattcccccccccccctcccctgaCCACTTGCCCCCAATCAATGCCGACGACCGTGTGTAAACCTTAAATGGTCAATTGGCAAGATCGCCGTGCTGAGCGTGTTTGCGGTTCGTTTGGTCGCCGTCGTTTCAATTTATGCTCATTTACAATCAACCTACGCGCCTTGCCCGCGATGACATCATCGCGGGTGCTTTGCCACGATTGAGCCCGAGATGCGAGATAGtggtgttgctggtggtggtagttgtgcgATCATCATCGGCAGCGCCCGCTGTCAGCAATGTTGggtgttatttatttagtttgttttggtttgcctCTTGCCACGGATGCTTTCAGCTGTGAGCTCTTTTGATTCTTCTCTTCACACTTCTTCATTGTGTGGCGATTCCCTTTATGTACAGGGTTTCTTATGTATTTTTGACTTTTTGTGATTACAACAAAGCGATGAAATAGGGGtagttgtattttttatttttctaagtaaaatacaaaaacaagaaacatgatgtataaaaaataatttatttcgtCGAGTATTTTTAAACTCATATTTTTATGTATTGGACCAATTTTTCTTGGTCAAAGGCTTTTTTAACGACACCACAATTCTCATGTGCCTCTCAAATATAATCAAAAAGCTTTTATCAAGAGAAACTAGTTCACTTAACCCATACCGGTCATGGAATTGATCCCAATCTCATAAAGGTTTTAGTATTGGTTCCGGAACCATATTTGTCTTGAAACTGTTTTTAAACGTATAACATTCCTGTCCTTGAACTAATCTTATAAAATATTACCCCTGAAACTGATCATGAATCTAAACCTATCCTGAATTTAACTAAGCACTCCCACTGTCTCTAGAGTTGATCCTAACACCATGTCGTTTCCCAAATTAATCTCCAACTAAATCGAATCAATACCGATCCTGGTATGATTCCGGGCACCATTTACACTTCAATGGTTTGATggcggggggggaggggtgctCAGAATCCCTGTACTGGGTCCATATACTTTATGAGTCCCTTCATCCATGGGGCCCCTATATAGCACAGAAGCTCCTGCTGAGAGTACTGTACACATTGTTCTATATGCTGGAATTACCATACACTGGGCCCCTACATTGACGGGGtcccccgcggccgctcagtccgcgcaccgttaaatccgccactgggtTTAGGTACTTAGgcgaaagcggggcaaaatgggcatgtggggcaaaatgggcaccctctatttaagcattttttgactacaaagatactttgcaatgctcaaaatgtattcattagagtgttctattaacaccatgtaagtttcataacccttacataacaaataacgaagaaaaatgcaaaataaggtttagtagcatattgatgtaatttttgccacttcgaaaataagcttaaaccagtgtcacagggatgcgttgaagttttacacGATATGTTTTTagagatatgatatttctatacaatttgtctgaagaaagcaaggcgattgaatgcgtatttttactaatataacaaaaattacaaaaatgcttcacgtggggcaaaatggacagttacacttggggcaaaatgggcagatgcttttgacacAGCTTCTAAAGATTCGaatttgtagatttaaacgtgtaaaaactgttgtaattttgataacatatttttgtaagaattttaagggcttttctgaccagcaaaacaaaagatagaacgaaaatacatttcacgaaacgtgcgcaaaagcatagaccattacctaagcgcagttgttgtggcccattttgccccagtgtGTTGACGTTTCACACTTTGTTTACatgtgcccattttgccccagggctatgcccattttactaTTTTGTCAAAAAAGCTTCTCGAAAAACATCAACTtgtattttacattattttaatgtttttaagttgttttcattctacgtggcaattttaatccatagataaatggtggagacatacaataatgaaagagaTCATTTAGCCCCGCTTTCTCCTACGTGAGTAACTGATTCCGCTACCATATTTGTCAATGAAACATTTCCGGCATCTGTTTTAAATATTCAGCGCAGTTTTCCGATTAATTAGCCAGCACATAACttactattttttaaaaattataaattaattgTGTATATCCTTTTATGAACTTCACATTTCAGACGGCATAACTGCTACAACTGTGGAGGAGGTACTGCAACGACACAAACTAAATCCTCAAAATATACTGCCACGAGCAATTCGGAAAATGTTTACCATCAAGGTAAATTTAATCCAGATATAAACTGTATGTGCactataattatttttattattttcttcttttagaAAATTTCACATCAGAGCTCAGTGCGCAAGCAACGTCGGGAAGACGAGGAACATGGACAATAGAAGATGCAGAAGATCATCTGAATCGAAGGGAATCGTACACGATTGAACATAGCAGCACCGCAAACGAAACATCGGAACGCAGACTCACGTGGACGAAGGATGATTTGGAAAAGGTTGATGTCACGAAGCTTAAAGCTGACTACATGCGACCAAAACCAATCAAGCATGAAGATAATCTCAAGCCCGAAGGAGCATTTACGGTGCCGGAACGAGCAGGATACACCCCAGGGGAGCGTGTCAAGCCGATAAAACCCGATGACAACCTTCGTCCAGAGGGCGAGTTCTCTACTCCAGAGAAGCTTCAGTACAGACCGGCCGAGCGTCCAAAGCAGGTTCGACCTGAGGATAACCTCAGACCGGAAGGAGACTTCGAGAAACCTGAGAAGCCTCAATACAGACCGGCCGAGCGTCCGAAACAGATCAAACCTGAGGATAACCTGCGTACTGAGGGAGAGTTCCAGGCTCCTGAGCGTCCAGAGTATCGTCCTGGAGAGCGACCGAAGCCTGTGCGTCACGATGATAATCTTCGTCCCGAGGGAGACTTCGAGCGTCCCGAGAAATCACCATTCCGACCAGCCGAGCGACCGAAGCAGGTTCGTCCTGAGGACAATCTTCGTCCAGAGGGCGATTTCTCTACTCCAGAGAAGCTTCAGTACAGACCGGCCGAGCGTCCAAAGCAGGTTCGACCTGAGGATAACCTCAGACCGGAAGGAGAGTTCGAGAAACCTGAGAAGCCTCAATACAGACCGGCCGAGCGTCCGAAACAGATCAAACCTGAGGATAACCTGCGTACTGAGGGAGAGTTCCAGGCTCCTGAGCGTCCAGAGTATCGTCCTGGAGAAAGACCGAAGCCTGTGCGTCACGATGATAATCTTCGTCCCGAGGGAGACTTCGAGCGTCCCGAGAAATCACCATTCCGACCAGCCGAGCGACCGAAGCAGGTTCGTCCTGAGGACAATCTTCGTCCAGAGGGCGATTTCTCTACTCCAGAGAAGCCTCAGTACAGACCGGCCGAGCGACCGAAGCAGATTCGACCTGAGGATAACCTCAGACCGGAAGGAGAGTTCGAGAAGCCTGAGAAGCCTCAGTACAGACCGGCCGAGCGTCCGAAGCAGATCAAACCTGAAGATAACCTGCGTACTGAGGGAGAGTTCCAGGCTCCTGAGCGTCCAGAGTATCGTCCTGGAGAGCGTCCGAAGCCTGTGCGTCACGATGATAATCTTCGTCCCGAGGGAGACTTCGAGCGTCCCGAGAAATCTCCATTCCGACCAGCCGAGCGACCGAAGCAGGTTCGTCCTGAGGACAATCTTCGTCCAGAGGGCGAGTTCTCTACTCCAGAGAAGCCTCAGTATAGACCGGCCGAGCGTCCGAAGCAGGTTCGACCTGAGGATAACCTCAGACCGGAAGGAGAGTTCGAGAAGCCTGAGAAGCCTCAGTACAGACCGGCCGAGCGTCCGAAGCAGATTAAACCTGAGGATAACCTGCGCACTGAGGGAGAGTTCCAGGCTCCTGAGCGTCCAGAGTATCGTCCTGGAGAGCGACCGAAGCCTGTGCGTCACGATGATAATCTTCGTCCCGAGGGAGACTTCGAGCGTCCCGAGAAATCACCATTCCGACCAGCCGAGCGACCGAAGCAGGTTCGTCCTGAGGACAATCTTCGTCCAGAAGGCGATTTCTCTACTCCAGAGAAGCCTCAGTACAGACCGGCCGAGCGTCCAAAACAGGTTCGTCCTCAAGATAACCTCAAGCCCGAAGGTGATTTCGAACGACCTCAGCCTACGATTGTAGGAAAGGCCGAGAGAGCTCAGATTGTTCGTCACGAGGACAATCTGTATATGGAAGGCAACTTCGAACGTACTGAGAAAACGGTTTACATATCTGGCGAGCGACCGAAGCCCATAAGACCTGATGATAATCTTCGTCCTGAGGGAGACTTCGAGCGCCCCGAGAAATCACCATTCCGACCAGCCGAGCGACCGAAGCAGGTTCGTCCTGAGGACAATCTTCGTCCAGAGGGCGAGTTCTCTACTCCAGAGAAGCCTCAGTACAGACCGGCCGAGCGTCCGAAGCAGATTCGACCTGAGGATAACCTCAGACCGGAAGGAGAGTTCGAGAAGCCTGAGAAGCCTCAGTACAGACCGGCCGAGCGTCCGAAGCAGATCAAACCTGAAGATAACCTGCATACTGAAGGAGAGTTCCAGACTCCTGAGCGTCCAGAGTATCGTCCTGGAGAGCGACCGAAGCCCATAAGACCTGATGATAATCTTCGTCCTGAAGGAGACTTCGAGCGTCCCGAGAAATCTCCATTCCGACCAGCCGAGCGACCGAAGCAGGTTCGTCCTGAAGACAACCTTCGTCCCGAGGGCGAGTTCTCTACTCCAGAGAAGCCTCAGTACAAATCGGCCGAGCGACCGAAGCAGGTTCGTCCTCAAGATAACCTCAGACCGGAAGGAGAGTTCGAGAAGCCTGAGAAGCCTCAGTACAGACCGGCCGAGCGTCCGAAGCAGATCAAACCTGAGGATAATCTGCGCACTGAGGGTGAGTTCCAGACTCCTGAGCGTCCAGAGTATCGTCCTGGAGAGCGACCGAAGCCTGTGCGTCACGATGATAATCTTCGTCCCGAGGGAGACTTCGAGCGTCCCGAAAAATCTCCATTCCGACCAGCCGAGCGACCGAAGCAGGTTCGTCCTGAAGACAATCTTCGTCCAGAGGGCGAGTTCTCTACTCCAGAGAAGCCTCAGTATAGACCGGCCGAGCGTCCGAAGCAGGTTCGTCCTCAAGATAACCTCAAGCCCGAAGGTGATTTCGAACGACCTCAGCCTACGATTGTAGGAAAGGCCGAGAGAGCTCAGATTGTTCGTCACGAGGGCAATCTGTATATGGAAGGCAACTTCGAACGTACTGAGAAAACGGTTTACATATCTGGCGAGCGACCGAAGCCCATAAGACCTGATGATAATCTTCGTCCCGAGGGAGACTTCGAGCGTCCCGAGAAATCTCCATTCCGACCAGCCGAGCGACCGAAGCAGGTTCGTCCTGAGGACAATCTTCGTCCAGAGGGCGAGTTCTCTACTCCAGAGAAGCCTCAGTACAGACCGGCCGAGCGACCGAAGCAGGTTCGACCTGAGGATAACCTCAGACCGGAAGGAGAGTTCGAGAAGCCTGAGAAGCCTCAGTACAGACCGGCCGAGCGTCCGAAGCAGATCAAACCTGAAGATAACCTGCGTACTGAAGGAGAGTTCCAGGCTCCTGAGCGTCCAGAGTATCGTCCTGGGGAACGACCGAAGCCTGTGCGTCACGATGATAATCTTCGTCCCGAGGGAGACTTCGAGCGTCCCGAGAAATCTCCATTCCGACCAGCCGAGCGACCGAAGCAGGTTCGTCCTGAGGACAATCTTCGTCCAGAGGGCGATTTCTCTACTCCAGAGAAGCCTCAGTATAGACCGGCCGAGCGACCGAAGCAGGTTCGTCCTCAAGATAACCTCAAGCCCGAAGGTGATTTCGAACGACCTCAGCCTACGATTGTAGGAAAGGCCGAGAGAGCTCAGATAGTTCGTCACGAGGACAATCTGTACATGGAAGGCAACTTCGAACGTACTGAGAAAACGGTTTACATATCTGGCGAGCGACCGAAGCCCATAAGACCTGATGATAATCTTCGTCCCGAGGGAGACTTCGAGCGTCCCGAGAAATCACCATTCCGACCAGCCGAGCGACCGAAGCAGGTTCGTCCTGAGGACAATCTTCGTCCAGAGGGCGATTTCTCTACTCCAGAGAAGCCTCAGTATAGACCGGCCGAGCGTCCGAAGCAGGTTCGTCCTCAAGATAACCTCAAGCCCGAAGGTGATTTCGAACGACCTCAGCCTACGATTGTAGGAAAGGCCGAGAGAGCTCAGATAGTTCGTCACGAGGACAATCTGTACATGGAAGGCAACTTCGAACGTACTGAGAAAACGGTTTACATATCTGGCGAGCGACCGAAGCCCATAAGACCTGATGATAATCTTCGTCCCGAGGGAGACTTCGAGCGTCCCGAGAAATCACCATTCCGACCAGCCGAGCGACCGAAGCAGGTTCGTCCTGAAGACAATCTTCGTCCAGAGGGCGAGTTCTCTACTCCAGAG
Proteins encoded:
- the LOC120958519 gene encoding serine-rich adhesin for platelets isoform X45, giving the protein MGLNNRDKQAKLKTQSLLDSERAGQQTVTTVTVDHGTVAMPLESMATVSSSTANNSSSFQQSSSPSSSTTSKVQSSAVESTVQRKSSDGRVISEVREQGSKKDGPKFSTVSSMRSEANRAKQIDSFIEEIHHIASDTIGSTALIGAPAGMELPAGTVTQKTVLLSGGESARKQSYVSESVGGGHTTLQSSVSGDASQQVISTIGPSKIEISKMALDSSAVSSSSTSKVMQSSSSAITKQEQQQSSSLSSSSQSAMHSEKNVSESSAISSSHKSESKQSKSSHTTSSSSSSSSTSKLMSSAQSKAQSVSETFQSSAHGTSDSAQSGRQTDTLSMNGGRQSLSTVQSSHLPDHSTYDQKSFQLVDGDGKTRQQHDSQSYSMAQSQAPTTKIVYDSAGNQITSTSSSYQAAQGYSTSSFQTEFSDGVDLSKSAKDSSAGTAKLRQTANNQNQVLYDTAGNRITTTGSSSYQAAQGYSSSSFQSSEAMDSKSSKDYMSSTSTSTKQSHNVSTSKGMTSSSAKDSIIDSTTLDNYSVQLHDSSTGQQHSNNMLMKTESAHTVASLSSAHDALASTIQSTQLITESASEAQQRQQHSESTKTYETSSHYAQMDEESRSRRKTSEYREQRESNAAILKRKIYDEHGRRLNLIDEKIVPKDIVTADLQDDVTNVTKTSFEAKLFNPKLKRWELVDQKTILEKDITTDIPVEIVQELEVERPELANITTTIQMTKVYDAKTKQWKTIDQKKHIDVLEKITFLEESSGRSELDESERTKNMKSMDMVDRVTIKEVSDLSDQKRNQINKTSKRTDQQTIQEQCICEICTCGRHNCYNCGGGTATTQTKSSKYTATSNSENVYHQENFTSELSAQATSGRRGTWTIEDAEDHLNRRESYTIEHSSTANETSERRLTWTKDDLEKVDVTKLKADYMRPKPIKHEDNLKPEGAFTVPERAGYTPGERVKPIKPDDNLRPEGEFSTPEKLQYRPAERPKQVRPEDNLRPEGDFEKPEKPQYRPAERPKQIKPEDNLRTEGEFQAPERPEYRPGERPKPVRHDDNLRPEGDFERPEKSPFRPAERPKQVRPEDNLRPEGEFSTPEKPQYRPAERPKQVRPEDNLRPEGEFEKPEKPQYRPAERPKQIKPEDNLRTEGEFQAPERPEYRPGERPKPVRHDDNLRPEGDFERPEKSPFRPAERPKQVRPEDNLRPEGEFSTPEKPQYRPAERPKQIRPEDNLRPEGEFEKPEKPQYRPAERPKQIKPEDNLHTEGEFQTPERPEYRPGERPKPIRPDDNLRPEGDFERPEKSPFRPAERPKQVRPEDNLRPEGEFSTPEKPQYRPAERPKQVRPEDNLRPEGDFEKPEKPQFRPAERPKQIKPEDNLRTEGEFQAPERPEYRPGERPKPVRHDDNLRPEGDFERPEKSPFRPAERPKQVRPEDNLKPEGSFEKPEKPQYRPAERPKQVKPLDNLRPEGDFERPKPTPVGKPDRAQIVKHEDNLRVEGNFERVEKTVFVAGERPKPIKPDDNLRPEGDFMTPEKQQFRPAERPKQIKPQDNLRPEGDFERPQKSPIGPGERPKPIRHDDNLRPEGSFERPEKATFKPAERPKQIRPEDNLRTEGEFEKPEKPQFRPAERPKQVKPQDNLQIEGDYNTFKEYTEQKQRKEAILKEVHEPGIADGAVLVTTQTVTTILKGEKKQPTGRQVTSNEVHDHATRSESESFTHSHSQHQQQHHTSEQVSSSTAINRAQRIEASTNERDQTTSQRSATKHSQSIHDVSGRNVAESITNHSQHHVVNGKTVVGGMTEHQSHSSHSLKSSSSSSKVHQTSSSTMQQHSSAIKSSSSSSSSSNTHQHQDSLHQLQHGETRHTRTNGTIVTGDDGGPLPGGVQHHTREQMTGSQVSSSSSKVVIDGKVVTDKSASSKLASEKLAIDGVVVTDKSFVERQKTGFDGMESISNVQTTGQNVHGATSSNLQDTTSTSTGSHSSTKTQSQTRSTNNIIHAESSTNGHPVGRRNGSLTTSSQAGSGQMAETQVKKLIGGKWVTKTIKTESKSFAQDHHQHEAVHGDSKMVHSDHVARQQHQTQSAGTEMHSHSISTSSSSVSKSQSSSTIVSDKTVQRGVRETTVSAGSPSGRPAAGARGGSSIVLGESTIDSSSSKRQQTSTTTKLIGGKLVHVTNASDSNNNSSAGKASAQNASNAHHSSLQEQLSSQTASSTSTASNVMKSSRTSESSTTRNTSTIGQQSSTSQQQQQQYNRKNTFASSENVNNSILCRPAQTSTATTTQHAANGVAGGMSVSGSIQRKSISNLNDSAMYSTTNRTSYSSLHRRGKESAESRMQDYVKTLETGTITNRTVRGQPCPPPTLASTGLSNSSSTATASSSTSMSAANQKSLRDYHSAMNVTRSSSTKANASSISFGDDKFHGTSSYKVQYIQQHEGRCPAAAHDNMKLSKVTKQHTYYVRDKK